One genomic region from Hyalangium minutum encodes:
- a CDS encoding YhjD/YihY/BrkB family envelope integrity protein has product MTRLHALLQTLRMMLLGSAQRLWKPVSETSVGRFATDVYLAARALVRDFMGEDISLRAAALTYISVFSLVPLMTVGLALLRTLHQEGFERRMRSAIYMALAPGLQDASTEFLDRFLTPTNSIAIGSVGFAALLFSASSLLRNIDGAVNEVWGIRRQRPIYIRALIYLGLLLLGPLFLAASFSGTGAVRTLIVNAGFSIAPQIVLVTTAGMAIVGLTFLYYWTPYAQVAVRSALAGGIVAGLGWVITKELYQQFAEQIFRYDKLWGSLSVVPLFLAWIHISWLLVLTGARLSYAVEHASFRDSLWAFGNHPRALELVATRIATEATLAWTDGLPAPTPQELARRLRVPESFVFDAIDRMTEAKLLERGRKGGVQPARDPSDLSLAEISSCIHGVTILGGPETWTGPRGASGFEHVETLFHSADAATADVLRKTKWSDLIAHLRPAPATAAAPGPSANVANG; this is encoded by the coding sequence ATGACCCGACTTCACGCTCTGCTGCAGACCCTGCGCATGATGTTGCTCGGCTCGGCCCAGAGGCTCTGGAAGCCGGTGTCCGAGACGTCCGTGGGCCGCTTCGCGACGGACGTGTATCTCGCTGCGCGGGCCTTGGTGCGCGACTTCATGGGGGAGGACATCAGCCTCCGGGCCGCCGCGCTGACCTACATCAGCGTCTTCTCGCTCGTCCCGCTGATGACCGTGGGTCTGGCGCTCCTGCGCACCCTCCATCAAGAGGGCTTCGAGCGGCGCATGCGCAGTGCCATCTACATGGCGCTCGCCCCGGGCTTGCAGGATGCCTCCACCGAGTTCCTGGACCGCTTCCTCACCCCCACCAACTCGATCGCCATCGGAAGCGTGGGCTTCGCGGCGCTGCTGTTCTCCGCGTCCTCGCTGTTGCGCAACATCGACGGGGCCGTGAACGAGGTCTGGGGCATCCGGCGCCAGCGCCCCATCTACATCCGCGCGCTCATCTACCTGGGGCTGCTGCTGCTCGGGCCGCTCTTCCTGGCTGCCTCCTTCTCAGGCACGGGCGCGGTGCGGACGCTGATCGTGAACGCGGGCTTCTCCATTGCGCCGCAGATCGTCCTGGTCACCACGGCGGGAATGGCCATCGTGGGCCTCACCTTCCTCTACTACTGGACGCCCTATGCCCAGGTGGCGGTGCGCTCGGCCCTCGCCGGGGGCATCGTCGCGGGCCTGGGCTGGGTCATCACGAAGGAGCTCTACCAGCAGTTCGCCGAGCAGATCTTCCGGTACGACAAGCTGTGGGGCTCACTGAGCGTGGTGCCGTTGTTCCTCGCGTGGATCCACATCAGTTGGTTGCTCGTGCTCACGGGTGCGCGCTTGTCCTACGCGGTGGAGCATGCTTCCTTCCGTGACTCGCTCTGGGCCTTTGGCAATCACCCGCGAGCCCTGGAGCTGGTCGCCACGCGCATCGCCACCGAGGCCACCTTGGCCTGGACGGACGGACTGCCGGCACCCACCCCGCAGGAGCTGGCCCGGAGGCTGCGCGTCCCCGAGTCTTTCGTCTTCGACGCCATCGACCGCATGACGGAGGCCAAGCTCCTGGAGCGCGGCCGGAAGGGGGGCGTCCAGCCGGCCAGGGATCCGTCCGACCTTTCCCTGGCGGAGATCTCCAGCTGCATCCACGGCGTCACCATCCTGGGGGGACCGGAGACCTGGACGGGCCCCCGAGGGGCTTCGGGCTTCGAGCACGTGGAGACCCTCTTCCATTCGGCCGACGCCGCGACCGCGGACGTGCTGCGCAAGACGAAGTGGAGCGACCTGATCGCCCACCTGCGCCCCGCTCCTGCAACCGCGGCGGCCCCTGGCCCCTCGGCGAACGTGGCCAACGGCTGA
- a CDS encoding HU family DNA-binding protein yields the protein MLKSDLINILVAKRGVTQKQAEATIETIFESMKEALCRGENIEIRGLGAFHVKNYQGYQGRNPKTGQVIPVKPKRGLLFRTGKELRDRVNRPAPQTAQPDLSDPTKGNTGT from the coding sequence ATGCTCAAGTCCGATTTGATCAACATCCTCGTCGCCAAGCGGGGCGTGACGCAGAAGCAGGCCGAGGCCACCATCGAGACGATCTTCGAATCGATGAAAGAGGCCCTCTGCCGCGGCGAGAACATCGAGATCCGCGGACTTGGCGCCTTCCACGTCAAGAACTACCAGGGATATCAAGGCCGTAACCCGAAGACGGGTCAGGTCATCCCAGTGAAACCCAAGCGCGGCCTGCTGTTCCGGACGGGCAAGGAGCTGAGGGACCGGGTGAACCGGCCGGCTCCGCAGACCGCCCAGCCGGACCTGTCGGATCCGACCAAGGGCAACACCGGCACCTGA
- a CDS encoding flagellar biosynthesis protein FlhA, which produces MNQLMKILSKARKSSDVVLAVAMAAVLGALIIPLPPWLLDMGLALNLAAAVALLVAALYAQDALKVTAFPTLLLFTTLFRLSLNVSSTRLALAEGHAGEVIQAFGEFVVRGDYVVGAVVFAILTLVQFLVVAKGAERVAEVSARFTLDAMPGKQMSIDADLRAGAIDQAQARQRRRNLERESQMFGAMDGAMKFVKGDVIAGLVIVAVNLLGGTLIGVFQQGLSVSDAASTFALIAIGDGLVSQIPSLCIAVAAGLVVTRVASEKEEDSLGSEIGSQFFGQARALWVVAGLCLALALMPGMPFLTFLGLGGLLGGLAHVLGKMQKVAAEKAEAAEAQSQAPEEGAGAKGGGVGAAPASAAAPVGVSPLTVDLSPDLTALAQEQGGAFVHQLLNQLRDEFFYELGVRVPGIRVRTHVAYLPEGGYAILLDEVPAGAGQVVPGHLYVRSPPDELSFLDLKLEPTVEPWTGRPISRLAESGRERLEMAQVPCLRPGELIVEHFRSILRSRAASLLGIQEVQGLLEGLETQAPMLTKEALQKVPLPLLTEVLRKLVQEQVSIRNMRVILEALVSPTTEGDATALAERCRQALHRYLSHKFAPSGPLFAYLVDPELEEALRGGGPRGPAPSPERVAEILEGVRRIATEGKAVLLTAPDVRRALRRLIEGSFPQVAVLTYAELDVDLQIRPLGRLAPVAVTA; this is translated from the coding sequence ATGAACCAGTTGATGAAGATCCTCTCGAAGGCCCGGAAGTCTTCGGATGTGGTGCTCGCAGTGGCCATGGCCGCGGTCCTGGGGGCCTTGATCATTCCCCTGCCGCCCTGGCTTCTGGACATGGGACTGGCGCTCAATCTGGCGGCGGCGGTGGCGCTGCTGGTCGCGGCGCTCTACGCCCAGGACGCGCTCAAGGTGACGGCGTTCCCCACGCTGTTGCTGTTCACCACGCTCTTCCGGCTCTCGCTCAACGTGTCGTCGACGCGGCTCGCGCTCGCCGAGGGCCATGCCGGTGAGGTCATCCAGGCATTCGGCGAGTTCGTCGTGCGCGGGGACTACGTCGTGGGCGCGGTGGTGTTCGCCATCCTCACGCTGGTCCAGTTCCTCGTGGTGGCCAAGGGCGCCGAGCGCGTCGCGGAGGTCTCCGCTCGCTTCACGCTGGATGCGATGCCGGGCAAGCAGATGTCCATTGACGCAGACCTGCGCGCGGGTGCCATCGATCAGGCACAGGCTCGCCAGCGCCGGCGCAACCTCGAGCGCGAGTCCCAGATGTTCGGCGCCATGGACGGCGCGATGAAGTTCGTGAAGGGGGATGTCATCGCGGGCCTCGTCATTGTGGCCGTGAACCTGCTGGGTGGCACGCTCATCGGTGTCTTCCAGCAAGGCCTGAGCGTCTCTGATGCCGCTTCGACCTTCGCGCTGATTGCCATCGGGGATGGGCTCGTGTCCCAGATTCCCTCGCTGTGCATCGCGGTGGCCGCAGGGCTCGTTGTCACGCGCGTGGCGTCGGAGAAGGAGGAGGACTCGCTTGGCTCGGAGATTGGCTCCCAGTTCTTCGGGCAGGCCCGGGCCCTTTGGGTGGTCGCGGGGTTGTGCCTGGCGCTCGCGCTGATGCCGGGCATGCCGTTCCTCACCTTCCTCGGGCTGGGGGGGCTGCTCGGTGGGCTCGCGCATGTGCTTGGGAAGATGCAGAAGGTGGCCGCAGAGAAGGCGGAGGCAGCGGAGGCCCAGTCCCAGGCGCCCGAGGAGGGAGCGGGTGCGAAGGGCGGAGGAGTAGGAGCGGCGCCCGCGAGCGCAGCGGCTCCGGTTGGCGTGTCTCCGCTGACGGTGGACCTCTCGCCGGATTTGACGGCGCTCGCGCAGGAGCAGGGTGGGGCGTTTGTCCATCAGCTGCTCAACCAGCTCCGGGACGAGTTCTTCTACGAGCTTGGCGTCCGGGTTCCGGGCATCCGGGTCAGGACCCACGTGGCGTACCTGCCCGAGGGCGGCTACGCCATCCTCCTGGATGAGGTCCCCGCTGGAGCAGGGCAGGTGGTGCCGGGCCACCTCTACGTGCGCTCTCCGCCGGATGAGCTGTCGTTTCTCGACCTCAAGCTGGAGCCTACAGTGGAGCCTTGGACGGGCCGTCCGATCAGCCGCCTGGCGGAGTCCGGGCGCGAGCGGCTGGAGATGGCGCAGGTTCCCTGCCTCCGGCCCGGAGAGCTCATCGTGGAGCACTTCCGGAGCATCCTGCGGTCCCGCGCCGCGAGCCTCCTGGGCATTCAGGAGGTGCAGGGGCTCCTGGAGGGACTGGAGACCCAGGCCCCGATGCTGACGAAGGAGGCCCTCCAGAAGGTCCCGCTGCCGCTGCTCACTGAGGTGCTGCGCAAGCTCGTGCAGGAGCAGGTGAGCATCCGGAACATGCGCGTCATCCTGGAGGCGCTCGTCTCGCCTACGACCGAGGGCGATGCGACGGCCCTCGCGGAGCGCTGCCGCCAGGCGCTGCACCGCTACCTGAGCCACAAGTTCGCGCCCTCGGGGCCGCTGTTCGCCTACCTCGTGGACCCCGAGCTGGAAGAAGCGCTGCGGGGAGGGGGGCCACGCGGGCCGGCTCCTTCGCCCGAACGTGTCGCGGAGATCCTCGAGGGGGTGCGGCGGATCGCCACCGAGGGAAAGGCGGTGCTCCTCACGGCGCCCGATGTGCGCAGGGCGCTCCGGCGCCTCATCGAGGGATCCTTCCCCCAGGTGGCCGTGCTCACCTACGCCGAATTGGACGTGGACCTGCAGATCCGGCCCCTGGGACGCCTGGCCCCCGTGGCCGTCACTGCCTGA
- a CDS encoding EscU/YscU/HrcU family type III secretion system export apparatus switch protein → MSEKTEKPSAKRLRDARRKGQIPKSRLLSASAVTLGGLLALTAFAPEGFERLKEWTTQLLRNPSSSTWMEEGLWMWARLAGPALGGALVASFTVSVATVGFELNLDHVTPKLERISLAAGLKRLFSVRSLIEVAKALAVMGVVVALVWNEVEKTGPDALLAVWLEGTAGFSQLVGQLAPLAMRLAWVLLLLGVTDYALARRRHIQDLMMTREEVKREYKESEGDPHHKAQRKALHRQLAQGGPARGVQKATAVVVNPAHIAVALRYDTQECEAPYLVAKGQEADALALRREAQRRGIPVVRDVPLARSLIHYDVGEQIPEELYQAAAVVLRVAMESQDTDGSPRSRTS, encoded by the coding sequence ATGAGTGAGAAGACGGAGAAACCCTCGGCAAAGCGCCTGCGCGATGCACGCCGTAAGGGACAGATTCCCAAGAGCCGGTTGCTGTCCGCCAGCGCGGTGACCCTGGGAGGGTTGCTCGCCCTCACCGCCTTCGCGCCCGAGGGCTTCGAGCGGCTGAAGGAATGGACCACCCAGTTGCTGCGGAATCCGAGTTCCTCCACCTGGATGGAAGAGGGACTGTGGATGTGGGCGCGGCTGGCGGGCCCCGCTCTGGGGGGGGCGCTGGTTGCGTCCTTCACGGTGTCCGTGGCCACGGTGGGCTTCGAGCTGAACCTGGACCACGTGACGCCCAAGCTGGAGCGCATCAGCTTGGCCGCGGGCCTGAAGCGACTCTTTAGCGTCCGGTCGCTCATCGAGGTGGCGAAGGCGCTGGCGGTGATGGGCGTAGTCGTCGCGCTGGTGTGGAACGAGGTGGAGAAGACCGGCCCGGACGCTCTGCTCGCGGTGTGGCTCGAGGGAACCGCGGGCTTCAGTCAGCTTGTGGGGCAGCTCGCGCCGCTGGCGATGCGCCTGGCATGGGTGCTGCTCCTCTTGGGAGTGACGGACTACGCGCTGGCTCGGCGGCGGCACATCCAGGACTTGATGATGACCCGCGAGGAGGTGAAGCGGGAGTACAAGGAGAGCGAAGGCGATCCGCACCACAAGGCCCAGCGGAAGGCGCTCCACCGGCAGCTCGCGCAGGGGGGCCCGGCACGTGGAGTGCAGAAGGCCACGGCCGTGGTCGTTAACCCTGCGCACATCGCGGTCGCGCTTCGCTACGACACCCAAGAGTGCGAGGCGCCCTACCTCGTTGCCAAGGGCCAGGAGGCGGATGCGCTCGCGCTCCGGCGGGAGGCGCAACGCCGCGGAATCCCAGTGGTTCGGGACGTTCCGTTGGCGCGCAGCCTCATCCACTACGACGTCGGGGAGCAGATCCCCGAAGAGCTCTACCAGGCGGCGGCTGTCGTGCTGAGGGTGGCGATGGAGTCTCAAGACACGGACGGGAGTCCACGGAGTCGGACGTCATGA
- a CDS encoding EscT/YscT/HrcT family type III secretion system export apparatus protein, producing MNLELLRAQIELLGPHIVSVALCASRLLPVVFLCPLLGGQSAPTTVKLALVLSLSLFLHLVAGVGVDAPVETPVTLGALVLKEMVYGTSVGLIAALPFDAARMGGRFIDLFRGTSAEASLPMAGSRESATGDGLYQLLVTLVVTGGLFPLVLSGVLRGFGVVRLGAAVPSEAAALYVVTLAGGAMATGLAVGAPIAAAVLTVDCLMGMASRAAPQVNLQDLGAPLRILGGGALVWLGVGVLCERLLAGVVGVDEALRWMGDAAR from the coding sequence ATGAACCTCGAGCTTCTTCGTGCCCAGATTGAACTGCTGGGACCGCACATTGTCTCGGTGGCGCTGTGTGCGTCGCGCTTGCTGCCCGTGGTCTTTCTCTGTCCGCTCTTGGGCGGGCAGTCCGCGCCTACCACCGTCAAGCTGGCCCTGGTGCTGAGCCTCTCGCTCTTCCTGCATCTCGTTGCGGGAGTGGGAGTGGATGCGCCCGTGGAGACGCCGGTGACGCTGGGGGCGCTCGTGCTCAAGGAGATGGTCTACGGGACCTCGGTGGGGCTCATCGCTGCGCTGCCGTTCGATGCGGCGAGGATGGGTGGGAGGTTCATCGATCTCTTTCGAGGCACCTCCGCTGAAGCCAGCTTGCCCATGGCTGGGAGTCGCGAGTCGGCCACTGGCGATGGCCTGTACCAACTCCTCGTGACGCTGGTGGTGACGGGAGGACTGTTTCCTCTCGTTCTCTCCGGGGTGCTGCGGGGCTTTGGAGTGGTGCGGTTGGGAGCGGCTGTGCCCTCGGAGGCTGCGGCGCTGTATGTCGTGACACTGGCGGGCGGCGCGATGGCGACAGGGCTGGCGGTTGGGGCGCCCATCGCCGCAGCGGTGCTGACCGTCGATTGCCTGATGGGCATGGCGTCGCGTGCGGCTCCTCAGGTGAATCTCCAGGACCTGGGCGCGCCGCTGCGGATTCTGGGAGGCGGCGCGCTCGTGTGGCTCGGGGTCGGGGTGCTCTGCGAACGGCTGTTGGCGGGAGTGGTGGGGGTGGATGAGGCGCTGCGGTGGATGGGGGATGCGGCGCGATGA
- the fliQ gene encoding flagellar biosynthesis protein FliQ → MTQDVLLSLGREALLLMVLASLPPIGASLAVGFVMSLFQATTQIQESTLSVVPKLCAAVLALVLAGPWIAGQLTRFTHQLLMAIAEVAI, encoded by the coding sequence ATGACCCAGGATGTGCTGCTGTCGCTCGGCCGTGAGGCCCTGCTCCTGATGGTCCTCGCCTCCCTGCCTCCCATCGGTGCGAGCTTGGCGGTGGGCTTCGTCATGAGCCTGTTCCAGGCCACCACGCAGATTCAGGAGAGCACCCTGTCCGTGGTGCCCAAGCTGTGCGCTGCGGTGCTGGCGCTGGTGCTCGCAGGGCCATGGATTGCCGGGCAGCTCACGCGGTTCACCCACCAGCTGCTCATGGCCATTGCCGAGGTGGCGATATGA
- the sctR gene encoding type III secretion system export apparatus subunit SctR: MKRGLWVGCLLTPAWALAGEKTLLQASSAGNPLAMMAMLAVLSLVPFAVMLLTSFSKIAVVLSFARSAMGTQQAPPTIVLTGLAAVLSAHIMSPVMERMYDAGQRVYPQMESGAQIFDGAVQVTDPLRAFLVKHGSAEERALFVELARELRPPEEMEQVHEGDLFVVIPAFVITELKEAFQIGFLIFLPFLVLDMVIANVLLALGMQTLSPSQVSLPFKILLFVAVDGWSLLARGLILGYR, from the coding sequence ATGAAGCGGGGACTTTGGGTGGGCTGCCTCCTGACGCCGGCGTGGGCGTTGGCTGGCGAGAAGACCCTCTTGCAGGCCTCCTCTGCCGGCAATCCGCTGGCGATGATGGCGATGCTCGCGGTGCTGTCGCTGGTGCCCTTCGCGGTAATGCTGCTGACGAGCTTCTCGAAGATCGCCGTGGTGCTGTCGTTCGCGCGCTCGGCGATGGGGACGCAGCAGGCTCCACCGACCATCGTGCTGACGGGGCTCGCGGCGGTGCTCTCGGCGCACATCATGTCTCCGGTGATGGAGCGCATGTACGACGCGGGCCAGCGCGTCTACCCACAGATGGAATCAGGGGCACAGATTTTCGACGGGGCGGTCCAGGTGACGGACCCGCTGCGCGCCTTCCTGGTGAAGCATGGGAGCGCCGAGGAGCGGGCGCTCTTCGTGGAGCTTGCGCGAGAGCTGCGGCCTCCCGAGGAGATGGAACAAGTCCATGAGGGCGACCTCTTCGTGGTCATCCCCGCCTTCGTCATCACCGAGCTGAAGGAGGCGTTTCAGATTGGCTTCCTCATCTTCCTGCCGTTCCTCGTGCTCGACATGGTCATCGCCAACGTCCTGCTCGCCCTGGGCATGCAGACGTTGTCGCCGAGCCAGGTGAGTCTGCCTTTCAAGATCCTCCTTTTCGTCGCCGTGGATGGCTGGTCGCTGCTCGCCCGTGGGCTCATCCTCGGCTACCGGTAA
- a CDS encoding flagellar biosynthetic protein FliO has translation MLASLSPRHRLLLASGLILGLAALAPLGGLSVAGVARWLLGAVALGGLGWWLWRRGGASSQFALPERLKVVSRAGLSQRCGIALVEADGRSFLVAFGDSFAQIHESPSMQPEGVER, from the coding sequence ATGCTTGCTTCTCTCTCTCCTCGGCACCGCTTGTTGCTTGCGAGCGGGCTCATTCTGGGGCTCGCGGCATTGGCACCTCTAGGGGGCCTGTCTGTCGCGGGGGTGGCTCGGTGGCTTCTGGGGGCCGTGGCGCTCGGGGGCTTGGGGTGGTGGCTGTGGCGCCGTGGTGGAGCAAGCTCCCAGTTCGCGCTCCCCGAACGCTTGAAGGTGGTTTCCCGTGCAGGACTCTCCCAGCGCTGTGGCATTGCGCTGGTGGAGGCAGATGGCCGCAGCTTCCTCGTGGCCTTTGGGGACTCGTTCGCCCAGATCCACGAGTCGCCCTCGATGCAGCCAGAGGGGGTGGAGCGATGA
- the sctQ gene encoding type III secretion system cytoplasmic ring protein SctQ gives MHTEPRSTPSSLQKIAKLNRLGTRRLARAHVMLSERPQVAGWGTQALQSLCEVLGKELGSTVRITGRLSESTVIPNAGLAHATAFVLLDLSATGGCAVLELEVPVLFAALERLAGSNPRPSPVRRFTRLEEATFAFLVLSALAALRGRSELHRRLGPRLAGVTMSRVEALGRLESRRPHLGVELSLSVGEVTAGGRLLVPAVLFESAFKDLPVEREAFIASEILAAALGARCFLGHTQLPPSSLKRLSVGDVVVFEAARHGGEYLLGEGRLVTHGFELMGEFTPEGFSLTRARRRALPLESKMATVTEQSGGMPPLPVDVEIELTRLMLPLSELAGLKPGALLPLRINASEPVLLRIGERAVARAELVDIDGEVGARILNLLP, from the coding sequence ATGCACACCGAACCCCGCAGTACCCCGTCATCGCTTCAAAAGATCGCCAAGCTGAACCGGCTCGGCACGCGCCGACTGGCCCGGGCACATGTGATGCTGAGCGAGCGTCCCCAAGTGGCAGGCTGGGGAACGCAAGCGCTCCAGAGCCTCTGCGAGGTCTTGGGAAAGGAACTCGGGAGCACCGTCCGCATCACAGGCCGGCTCTCAGAGTCCACGGTGATTCCCAACGCAGGGCTGGCCCATGCGACGGCCTTCGTCCTGCTGGACCTGTCCGCGACAGGGGGCTGTGCGGTGCTGGAGTTGGAGGTGCCGGTGCTCTTCGCCGCGCTGGAGCGCCTCGCGGGCAGCAACCCGCGGCCGAGCCCCGTGAGGCGGTTCACGCGCCTGGAAGAAGCGACCTTCGCCTTTTTGGTCCTCTCTGCACTCGCGGCGCTTCGGGGGAGGTCCGAGCTCCACCGCCGGCTGGGACCTCGGCTGGCAGGGGTGACGATGAGCCGGGTGGAGGCGCTGGGGCGGCTGGAGAGCCGGCGGCCCCACCTCGGAGTGGAGCTGTCTCTGTCGGTGGGAGAGGTGACGGCTGGAGGTCGGTTGCTCGTCCCTGCTGTGCTCTTCGAGTCCGCTTTCAAGGACCTGCCCGTGGAGCGGGAGGCCTTCATCGCTTCGGAGATCCTCGCGGCAGCTCTCGGTGCGAGGTGCTTCCTGGGCCACACCCAGCTTCCACCTTCGTCGCTCAAGAGGCTGTCGGTGGGCGATGTCGTCGTCTTCGAGGCCGCCCGGCATGGCGGCGAGTACCTCCTCGGTGAGGGCCGCCTGGTCACACACGGCTTTGAGCTGATGGGTGAGTTCACCCCCGAAGGTTTTTCCCTGACCCGCGCGCGCAGGCGCGCACTTCCCTTGGAGTCGAAGATGGCAACCGTCACTGAGCAGAGCGGAGGAATGCCTCCGCTCCCCGTGGATGTGGAGATCGAGCTGACGCGGCTGATGCTGCCGCTCTCGGAGTTGGCCGGGCTGAAGCCGGGCGCGCTGCTTCCGCTGCGCATCAACGCCAGCGAGCCGGTGCTGCTGCGCATCGGTGAGCGGGCGGTGGCCCGCGCCGAGCTGGTCGACATCGACGGCGAGGTCGGTGCTCGCATCCTTAACCTGCTGCCGTGA
- a CDS encoding flagellar M-ring protein FliF — MTFAVRRCLCLFMLLCTAACRERIQHGLDERQANELQTVLAERGLDARKVPEAGKKPTWAIEVEEAQASDAVRILAELGLPRPAEEMGCDVFGGGGLIRSPVEEQLCRGRVLERGVEKTLQGVDGVLLARVHLMVPPPPRPGQASAPAKASAMLRTAPGQAARIRQAQEQLRALIAGGVEGLSPDSVALMVDEASTRVEVTVPGSSPLMRLRVLLVVMGVVLTALAVALVFLALRLRNDQSEAMTPPVAPPVPARPVVAANAARRVA, encoded by the coding sequence ATGACGTTCGCTGTTCGCCGCTGTCTCTGTCTCTTCATGCTCCTGTGCACCGCCGCGTGCCGGGAGCGCATTCAGCATGGGCTCGATGAGCGCCAGGCCAACGAGCTGCAGACAGTCCTCGCCGAGCGGGGACTGGATGCACGCAAGGTCCCGGAGGCGGGCAAGAAGCCCACTTGGGCCATCGAGGTGGAAGAGGCCCAGGCCTCGGACGCCGTCCGCATCCTGGCGGAGCTGGGATTGCCGAGGCCCGCGGAGGAGATGGGCTGTGATGTATTTGGAGGGGGCGGGCTCATCCGCTCTCCCGTCGAGGAGCAGCTCTGCCGGGGCCGGGTGCTCGAGCGGGGCGTGGAGAAGACGCTCCAGGGCGTGGATGGGGTGCTCCTGGCGCGGGTTCATCTGATGGTGCCGCCCCCGCCGCGCCCGGGACAGGCGTCGGCGCCCGCGAAGGCTTCGGCGATGCTGCGCACGGCACCGGGGCAGGCGGCGCGGATCCGCCAGGCCCAGGAGCAGCTGAGGGCGCTCATCGCGGGAGGCGTGGAGGGGCTGTCACCGGACTCCGTGGCACTGATGGTGGATGAGGCATCCACGCGTGTGGAGGTGACCGTTCCCGGAAGCTCACCCCTCATGAGGTTGCGGGTGCTGCTGGTGGTGATGGGCGTGGTGCTCACCGCCCTGGCGGTGGCGCTGGTGTTCCTCGCATTGCGGCTGCGGAACGACCAGTCCGAGGCGATGACGCCGCCGGTCGCTCCGCCTGTTCCTGCCCGGCCCGTGGTCGCCGCAAATGCGGCACGCCGTGTGGCTTGA
- a CDS encoding response regulator, which yields MSRRILVVEDDLYIRESVRELLEGEGHTVFSAENGAHALTELEAMRQPPDVILLDLMMPVKDGFQFRSEQQANPRIAHIPVVVMSADPHLDNHRESLAARTYLHKPLDIDLLLAAMSA from the coding sequence ATGAGCCGGCGCATCCTCGTGGTGGAGGATGACCTCTACATACGCGAGTCCGTTCGCGAGCTGCTCGAGGGCGAGGGCCACACCGTGTTCTCCGCGGAGAACGGTGCCCACGCGCTCACGGAGCTCGAAGCGATGCGGCAGCCTCCGGACGTCATCCTCCTGGACTTGATGATGCCCGTGAAGGACGGCTTTCAGTTCCGCTCCGAGCAGCAAGCCAACCCGCGAATCGCCCACATCCCGGTGGTGGTGATGAGCGCCGATCCCCATCTCGACAACCACCGCGAAAGTCTCGCCGCCCGCACCTACCTCCATAAGCCGCTCGACATCGACCTGCTGTTGGCCGCCATGTCCGCGTAG